A genomic region of Trichothermofontia sichuanensis B231 contains the following coding sequences:
- a CDS encoding methyltransferase domain-containing protein, translating to MLHFLWSGFFLSEKSYQEYEIANREIAKWAEYYLSQKIAFNQSHWFSGKVTENPNDILLGHPTWDLRTADERELLQALKHDWVRDNALSPDQDCHPNTYILMPWVPEFPPDWTAKMPFFEQQLLAAKKIFALCGQIWIDRTATAPVDSIQYRVKDKLIHCNMGVATQNLPIVKQRFNAIGERQILHISNLAQFKGFDITCESVQGLDTLLHVASLSLQANVGLLDIIINGKKYVINFLGGINNSDPAFNQWVVDNCDFYIHTAWMDAQATTILENAARGLIPLVTPESGFASPHAIYLTHDPDNNREIIRWALNLPESELLERSRLIREQIQREHNWEDIYTTIWNSIVADMEARSRSSQPSPQVFFVTSSTSSANQLQDVNVETVETSPSHQKARTLASAMDVDQRLYISRQHLFELERQIRLERHVERYALLRQFAKGVVCDAACGCGYGSYLLSTNPDVTVTIGLDMSPDAIAHARQEYASDKTEFHVADLSQWTSDRPIDMLISVETIEHIPDRSVLPQFVDRNQINHVILTYPSKKTTHYNRFHHHDFKLQDILDIFPDFTCYRHFNWEYEFDVVFLLRHHYSNHFLAS from the coding sequence ATGTTACATTTTTTGTGGAGCGGTTTCTTTCTCAGTGAAAAAAGTTATCAGGAATATGAAATAGCCAATCGTGAGATTGCTAAATGGGCTGAATACTATCTGAGTCAGAAAATAGCCTTCAATCAATCTCATTGGTTTAGTGGGAAAGTAACAGAAAACCCGAACGATATCCTGTTGGGACATCCAACCTGGGATTTGCGCACGGCTGATGAGCGCGAACTGTTACAGGCATTAAAACATGATTGGGTTAGAGATAATGCTCTGTCGCCTGACCAAGATTGTCACCCTAACACCTACATTCTGATGCCCTGGGTGCCTGAATTTCCGCCTGATTGGACGGCTAAGATGCCTTTTTTCGAGCAACAGCTACTCGCAGCCAAGAAGATTTTTGCGTTATGTGGCCAAATTTGGATCGATCGCACCGCAACTGCTCCAGTTGATTCGATTCAATACCGGGTCAAAGATAAACTCATTCATTGTAATATGGGTGTTGCTACGCAAAACTTACCGATCGTCAAGCAACGGTTCAACGCAATTGGAGAGCGCCAAATTCTCCACATTAGTAACTTAGCCCAATTCAAAGGGTTTGACATTACCTGCGAAAGTGTCCAAGGTCTAGACACCCTACTGCATGTTGCTAGCTTATCTCTTCAAGCAAATGTTGGTCTATTAGACATTATTATTAATGGTAAAAAATATGTCATTAATTTCCTTGGAGGGATCAATAATAGCGATCCGGCTTTTAATCAATGGGTTGTCGATAACTGTGATTTTTATATTCATACCGCTTGGATGGATGCTCAGGCGACAACGATTTTGGAAAATGCTGCGCGAGGATTGATCCCTTTAGTCACACCAGAAAGTGGGTTTGCTAGTCCCCATGCCATCTACCTAACCCATGATCCCGACAACAATCGTGAAATTATTCGCTGGGCGTTGAATTTACCCGAATCAGAATTACTGGAACGCAGTCGTCTGATCCGTGAACAAATTCAACGAGAGCACAACTGGGAGGATATTTATACAACGATTTGGAATAGTATAGTGGCTGATATGGAAGCTCGATCGCGCTCATCGCAGCCTTCGCCACAAGTCTTTTTTGTAACATCCTCAACCAGTTCTGCAAATCAACTGCAAGATGTCAACGTAGAAACAGTAGAAACATCTCCTTCCCATCAGAAGGCAAGGACACTAGCTAGCGCGATGGATGTCGATCAGCGCCTTTATATTAGCCGCCAGCATTTGTTTGAATTGGAACGCCAAATTCGTTTAGAACGTCACGTGGAGCGTTATGCCCTGTTGCGTCAGTTTGCTAAGGGAGTAGTCTGTGATGCAGCGTGCGGCTGTGGTTACGGAAGTTATCTCCTCTCGACTAACCCAGATGTAACCGTGACGATCGGTCTTGATATGAGTCCCGACGCGATCGCCCATGCCCGTCAGGAATATGCTTCAGATAAAACTGAATTTCATGTGGCTGATTTAAGCCAATGGACCAGTGATCGTCCCATTGATATGTTGATCTCTGTAGAGACGATCGAACATATTCCCGATCGCTCAGTTTTACCTCAATTTGTCGATCGTAATCAGATCAATCATGTTATTTTAACTTATCCTTCCAAAAAAACGACTCACTATAATCGTTTCCACCATCACGACTTTAAACTTCAGGACATTTTAGATATATTCCCTGACTTTACCTGCTATCGTCACTTTAATTGGGAATATGAGTTTGATGTTGTCTTTTTACTCAGACATCACTACAGCAATCATTTCCTGGCATCATAA
- a CDS encoding diflavin flavoprotein has product MSKAKPRDVQVFPLREGTIVLRSRTWDRLKFEIEYALQRGTTANTYLIQADRTALIDPPGETFTSIFFDTLQQRLDLSQLDYLILGHVNPNRIATLTRLLELVPQVQIVCSNPAAIALRSALPEQSLNLQVVRGDDSLDLGQGHLLQFILTPTPRWPDELCTYDPQSRLLFTDKFFGAHRCGDQVLDEGWSSLAEDRRYYFDCLHAAQANQVLSALDKFADLEIYAYAPAHGPLVRYGLTELTHAYRHWSAAQQAQEISVTLIYASAYGNTATLAQAIARGLTKAGVNVESINCEFAETTEIQTALAKSAGFIIGSPTLGGHVPTPIQTALGIVLSTVATDKLAGIFGSFGWSGEAVDIIEGKLRDAGYRLGFEPIRVKFKPTEADLQICEEVGVDFAQSLKRTRKAEARKVVSGLEQSQSARTEQAVGRLVGSLCVVAARRGEMQSAMLASWVSQATFNPPGLTIAVAKDRAIESLMHSGDVFVLNILAEGKPLQRHFMKPFQPGEDRFAGLATTVAENGCLILNDALAYLECTVQNRMECGDHWLVYATVDRGKVLDTTGKTAVHHRKSGSHY; this is encoded by the coding sequence ATGAGCAAGGCTAAACCACGGGATGTACAAGTGTTTCCCCTCAGAGAGGGCACGATCGTGCTGCGATCGCGCACCTGGGACCGCCTTAAATTTGAAATTGAATACGCCCTGCAACGGGGAACGACTGCCAATACCTACCTGATCCAGGCCGATCGCACAGCCCTCATCGATCCTCCTGGAGAAACCTTCACCTCTATTTTCTTCGACACGCTTCAGCAGCGGCTTGACCTGAGTCAACTGGACTACCTCATTCTGGGCCATGTTAACCCCAACCGAATTGCAACCCTCACCCGGCTGCTCGAACTCGTGCCCCAGGTCCAGATTGTGTGTTCCAATCCTGCTGCGATCGCCCTGCGATCGGCCCTACCGGAACAATCACTCAACCTGCAAGTTGTGCGCGGTGACGATAGCCTGGACCTTGGCCAAGGGCACCTGCTGCAATTTATCCTGACGCCCACCCCGCGCTGGCCCGACGAACTGTGCACCTACGACCCCCAGAGCCGTCTCCTGTTTACCGATAAATTTTTCGGTGCCCACCGCTGCGGCGATCAAGTGCTGGATGAGGGATGGTCTAGCCTGGCCGAAGATCGGCGCTACTATTTCGACTGCCTCCACGCCGCCCAGGCCAATCAAGTTCTCAGCGCCCTGGATAAATTTGCCGACTTGGAGATCTATGCTTATGCCCCGGCCCACGGCCCCCTTGTGCGCTATGGTCTGACCGAACTTACCCACGCTTACCGCCACTGGAGCGCCGCCCAGCAGGCCCAGGAAATCAGCGTCACCCTGATCTATGCCTCTGCCTACGGCAACACCGCTACCCTGGCTCAGGCGATCGCCCGTGGTTTGACGAAAGCTGGGGTCAATGTCGAGTCGATTAACTGCGAGTTCGCAGAAACCACCGAAATTCAGACTGCCCTGGCTAAGAGTGCTGGCTTTATCATCGGTTCCCCCACCCTGGGCGGCCATGTTCCTACCCCGATCCAAACGGCCCTAGGCATTGTCCTGTCTACCGTGGCCACTGACAAACTGGCTGGTATCTTTGGATCCTTTGGCTGGAGTGGGGAGGCTGTCGATATCATCGAAGGGAAACTGCGAGATGCGGGCTATCGCCTGGGGTTTGAACCGATTCGGGTTAAATTCAAACCCACAGAAGCGGACTTGCAAATCTGTGAAGAAGTGGGTGTTGATTTCGCCCAGAGCTTAAAACGCACCCGCAAGGCCGAGGCCCGCAAGGTGGTATCGGGTCTTGAGCAATCCCAATCCGCGCGCACGGAGCAAGCAGTCGGACGCCTAGTGGGGTCCCTGTGTGTGGTGGCAGCCAGACGGGGCGAGATGCAAAGTGCGATGTTGGCTTCCTGGGTATCGCAGGCCACCTTTAATCCGCCGGGACTGACCATCGCCGTCGCCAAAGACCGAGCGATCGAGTCGCTCATGCATAGCGGCGATGTCTTTGTCCTCAACATTTTGGCAGAGGGCAAGCCCTTGCAGCGTCATTTTATGAAACCCTTTCAACCAGGCGAAGATCGCTTTGCCGGCCTGGCAACCACCGTAGCCGAGAATGGCTGTCTGATCCTCAATGACGCCTTGGCCTACCTGGAGTGTACGGTACAAAATCGCATGGAATGCGGCGATCACTGGCTCGTCTATGCCACTGTCGATCGCGGCAAAGTCCTGGATACAACGGGTAAAACCGCCGTTCATCACCGGAAATCGGGTAGTCATTACTGA
- a CDS encoding peptidylprolyl isomerase, which yields MSVCFQIGTEAIAPEGMLTLLNRYQLTPQLLKGYIVDQAIAAITCSDEEFKAAQTQLCQRYQLATPDALEKWREQQGMTEEDFVSMLTRAVRVEKFKQETWGPKTESYFLSRKSSLDQVIYSLIRTRDLGLAQELYFRIKEGEQSFAELARQYSEGIEASTGGVLGPVRIDQPHPAVSRLLAVSQPGQLWPPRPLAEWFIIVRLEKFIPAQLDEAMRRRLIDEMFETWVREQMQQMGPLRLVESATPSSPDTQSQEL from the coding sequence ATGAGTGTTTGCTTTCAGATTGGCACAGAGGCGATCGCGCCAGAGGGTATGCTGACCCTCTTGAACCGCTATCAACTCACGCCCCAACTGCTGAAAGGCTACATCGTCGATCAAGCGATCGCAGCAATTACCTGTAGTGATGAGGAATTCAAAGCTGCCCAAACTCAACTGTGCCAACGCTACCAACTGGCTACCCCCGATGCCCTCGAAAAGTGGCGTGAACAACAGGGCATGACTGAGGAAGACTTTGTCAGTATGCTCACGCGGGCCGTCCGCGTCGAGAAGTTTAAACAGGAAACCTGGGGGCCAAAAACAGAATCCTATTTCTTGTCCCGGAAAAGTTCTCTGGACCAAGTCATCTATTCCCTGATTCGCACCCGCGACCTGGGGCTGGCCCAGGAACTCTACTTTCGGATTAAGGAGGGGGAACAGTCGTTCGCAGAACTGGCCCGCCAATACTCAGAAGGGATTGAAGCCTCGACAGGCGGTGTGTTAGGTCCCGTGCGAATTGACCAGCCTCACCCGGCGGTTAGCCGCCTGCTGGCCGTTAGTCAACCAGGACAGCTTTGGCCCCCCCGTCCGCTGGCAGAATGGTTTATCATTGTCCGACTGGAAAAGTTCATCCCAGCCCAACTGGATGAAGCCATGCGCCGTCGTCTCATTGATGAGATGTTTGAAACTTGGGTGAGAGAGCAAATGCAACAAATGGGACCACTCCGCCTGGTTGAGTCTGCCACACCTTCTAGCCCTGACACCCAAAGCCAAGAGTTATGA
- a CDS encoding peptidase domain-containing ABC transporter, producing MTQPTTQQTVSQTEVREFIRQIPPFDRLSSSAIDTLLKDAQLLRYPIGRPILVHDKLPIQISIIYDGQVRLLGHDQRVQTPISLRLAGPGEVLGWAGLVRGVPCETAIASRETICLNIPADTFLSLLKTEAVLRDAFQDRCSLNELFDLVGLELQRRADGTADLKALTAEILPDAVVCTVPPGGKVAAAPTTGAVLLDPDRIWLISAGSVGEIPTGGRVSFDSPTQLLTADRTHGVRLVGIRELQMPSSPAIKIADSLVVEEAGGESTDDTAQQAAHHLALTEIPYGPPQPPEPPTDPLAPAIRYPFVRGRGPVEAPLACFQMLSQLAGVNFRKDLVRKVVVNQLQTRNELSLQACGAIAEMMGMRAQLVAVAAASVPRLKGPAMVLWQDSYALLYSISEQEIVMAVPEVGIMRKRPKEFQDLWGEQGQVLLLQPPAEEQREKFSLRWFIPAMREHRKVLIEVFIASFFVQLFGLANPLITQVIIDKVLIQRSLATLDVLGVLMLVLALFEALLTSLRTYLFVDTTNRIDLKLGSEVINHLLRLPLSYFDNRRVGELAGRVHELERIRQFLTGTVLTVVLDAVFSVVYIAVMLLYSWLLTVIAMATVPAFAILALIVSPLVRRMLRRKAERAADTESYLVEVLSGIQTVKAQNIELKARWSWQEKYARYIGAGFRTVLTFTTASSISGFLQKLSGLLILWVGAHLVLTEQLTLGQLIAFRIISGYVTSPLLRLVQLWQNFQETALSIERLSDILDAHPESDEVDRTNIPMPPIIGAVKYEDVSFRFNPSGPLQVVNVNLEFEPGMFVGIVGQSGSGKSTLMKLLQRLYEPTAGRIQIDGYDISKVELYSLRRQLGVVLQDTLLFNGTVQENIALTNPEATTDEIIKAAKIAAAHDFIMTLPNGYNTVVGERGASLSGGQRQRIAIARTVLQNPRLLILDEATSALDYNSERQVCQNLAEAFEGRTVFFITHRLSTVRNADRILMMDQGSVVEEGTHEELMALRGRYYCLYQQQESQL from the coding sequence ATGACGCAACCGACTACCCAACAAACTGTTTCGCAAACGGAAGTCCGTGAGTTCATTCGCCAAATCCCCCCTTTCGATCGCCTAAGCAGCAGCGCGATCGATACCCTGCTCAAGGATGCTCAACTCCTGCGCTATCCGATCGGACGCCCCATCTTGGTGCATGATAAGCTGCCGATCCAAATCTCAATTATTTACGATGGTCAGGTGCGGTTACTGGGCCACGATCAGCGGGTACAAACCCCGATCAGTCTGCGGTTGGCGGGTCCCGGTGAGGTGCTGGGGTGGGCTGGCCTCGTACGGGGAGTGCCCTGCGAAACGGCGATCGCCTCCCGTGAAACCATTTGTCTGAACATTCCTGCCGACACTTTTCTGAGCTTGCTCAAAACCGAAGCCGTTCTGCGGGATGCCTTTCAAGATCGCTGTTCCTTGAATGAGTTATTTGATCTCGTCGGCTTGGAACTGCAACGGCGGGCGGATGGGACTGCTGATCTCAAGGCGTTAACCGCCGAAATTCTGCCAGATGCGGTAGTGTGTACTGTGCCACCGGGGGGCAAAGTTGCCGCTGCACCCACTACCGGGGCCGTCCTGCTCGATCCCGATCGCATCTGGCTCATTAGTGCCGGTTCCGTTGGTGAAATTCCCACCGGGGGGCGGGTCAGCTTTGATAGCCCGACCCAACTGCTCACTGCCGATCGTACCCACGGCGTTCGGCTAGTGGGCATTCGCGAGTTGCAGATGCCGAGTAGCCCCGCCATCAAGATCGCCGATAGCCTTGTCGTCGAGGAGGCGGGGGGCGAATCCACGGATGACACGGCACAGCAAGCAGCTCACCACCTGGCCCTGACCGAGATTCCCTACGGCCCACCCCAACCCCCGGAACCACCCACTGATCCCCTGGCCCCAGCCATCCGTTACCCCTTCGTGCGGGGGCGGGGGCCTGTGGAGGCCCCTCTGGCCTGCTTCCAAATGCTGAGTCAACTGGCGGGGGTGAACTTCCGTAAGGATCTCGTGCGGAAGGTGGTGGTTAACCAGCTACAAACCCGCAATGAACTGTCCCTACAAGCCTGCGGCGCGATCGCGGAAATGATGGGGATGCGGGCGCAATTGGTGGCTGTTGCCGCCGCCTCGGTGCCACGACTCAAGGGACCGGCAATGGTCCTCTGGCAGGATAGCTACGCCCTGCTCTACAGCATCTCCGAACAGGAAATTGTCATGGCCGTGCCCGAAGTGGGCATCATGCGCAAGCGACCCAAAGAATTCCAAGATTTGTGGGGCGAGCAGGGCCAAGTCCTCCTCTTACAACCCCCGGCGGAGGAACAACGGGAGAAATTTAGCCTGCGCTGGTTTATCCCGGCGATGCGGGAACACCGCAAAGTCCTGATCGAGGTCTTTATTGCTTCCTTTTTCGTCCAGTTATTCGGTCTTGCGAACCCACTGATTACCCAGGTCATCATTGACAAGGTGTTGATCCAGCGTAGTCTGGCAACCCTGGACGTGTTGGGGGTTCTGATGCTGGTCTTGGCCCTGTTTGAGGCCTTACTGACCAGTTTACGCACCTATCTGTTTGTCGATACGACCAATCGTATTGACCTCAAGCTGGGGTCAGAGGTCATTAACCACCTGCTGCGTCTGCCCCTGAGCTACTTCGATAACCGCCGGGTTGGGGAATTGGCGGGCCGGGTCCATGAACTGGAGCGCATTCGCCAATTCCTGACAGGTACGGTCTTGACCGTGGTGTTGGATGCCGTGTTCTCGGTGGTCTATATTGCCGTCATGTTGCTCTACAGTTGGCTGCTAACTGTGATTGCAATGGCAACGGTACCGGCGTTTGCAATTCTGGCGTTGATTGTGTCTCCCTTGGTGCGCCGGATGCTCCGCCGGAAGGCCGAGCGGGCCGCGGACACGGAATCCTACCTGGTGGAAGTGCTGTCGGGGATTCAAACGGTTAAGGCCCAGAATATCGAACTCAAGGCCCGCTGGAGTTGGCAGGAGAAATACGCCCGCTATATTGGTGCAGGCTTCCGGACTGTCTTGACCTTTACCACCGCCAGTTCCATCAGTGGCTTTTTGCAAAAGCTGTCGGGTTTGTTGATCCTGTGGGTCGGTGCGCACTTGGTCTTGACCGAGCAACTCACCCTGGGGCAGTTGATTGCTTTCCGGATCATTTCTGGCTATGTGACCAGTCCGTTGCTCCGTCTGGTCCAACTGTGGCAAAACTTCCAGGAAACAGCACTGTCGATCGAACGTCTGAGCGACATTCTCGATGCTCATCCCGAATCCGATGAGGTTGATCGCACCAATATCCCCATGCCGCCGATTATCGGGGCCGTGAAGTACGAAGATGTGTCTTTCCGCTTCAACCCCAGCGGTCCGCTCCAGGTGGTGAATGTGAATCTGGAATTTGAGCCGGGGATGTTTGTCGGCATTGTGGGTCAAAGTGGCTCAGGGAAGAGTACCTTGATGAAACTGTTACAACGGTTGTATGAACCGACCGCAGGCCGGATTCAAATTGATGGGTACGATATCAGTAAGGTAGAACTGTATTCCCTGCGGCGGCAGCTCGGTGTGGTTCTGCAAGATACGTTGCTATTTAATGGCACGGTCCAGGAAAACATTGCCCTGACCAACCCGGAAGCCACCACTGACGAGATCATTAAGGCCGCCAAGATTGCCGCTGCCCATGACTTCATTATGACCCTGCCCAATGGTTACAACACGGTTGTGGGTGAACGGGGGGCCTCACTTTCCGGGGGCCAGCGTCAGCGGATCGCGATTGCCCGGACGGTGTTGCAAAATCCCCGTCTGCTGATTTTGGACGAAGCCACCAGCGCCCTCGATTACAATTCCGAGCGCCAGGTTTGCCAGAATTTGGCGGAAGCGTTTGAGGGGCGAACCGTCTTCTTCATTACCCACCGGTTGTCTACTGTTCGGAATGCCGATCGCATTCTCATGATGGATCAGGGATCGGTCGTTGAGGAAGGCACCCATGAGGAACTCATGGCTCTGCGCGGGCGCTACTATTGCTTGTATCAGCAGCAGGAATCCCAACTATAG
- a CDS encoding HlyD family efflux transporter periplasmic adaptor subunit translates to MPQPPQSNNGYPSNGNGHINGYANGHANGHAASGAGLQGQTSTLVKTAPRQQVTLPKDTFELPIEQPIILERHRFWSHALVWTIVGVTTAGVLWAAFAPIEQAVPATGRLEPDGAVHSVEPPSPGVVTAIHVRDGDHVKKGDLLLSLDPRTTEADVQSYAALQKQLAADEKRFASRLNGGVLDPNNPNVADLASLVNLRNTLIVENQFLEARLTGGSPAGGPNPQINAVQQELLRSSRAEIEARIAAQERNIQEQKKQYEQVSNQLVTAQQVVDLNQKILSQIEPLVAEGALSQLQYSRQMQEVLTRRSEVERLTGEKQRLELAIAQAEKELATTIATNQRTILDRIAENQRRIADIDVQIGRTRQQDYRSLVDNQKRLVETNSQLAKAQVANAYRELRAPADGTVFDLQVTAVGQVVSPLNPGAKPVLKIVPDDNLVATVYLTNRDIGFVEPGMPVEVQVASFPSSEFGVLHGTLVSIGSDALPPTQERPFYAFPARIELDEQEFRLKNGNTIRLQSGMEVNAQIKVRKRTVLSIFTERFNNRMDSLKTVR, encoded by the coding sequence ATGCCACAACCACCCCAAAGTAATAACGGCTATCCGAGTAACGGCAACGGCCATATCAACGGGTATGCCAACGGTCATGCCAATGGTCACGCGGCTAGTGGGGCTGGCTTGCAGGGCCAAACCTCAACCTTGGTCAAAACGGCGCCGCGTCAGCAGGTGACCCTTCCCAAGGACACCTTTGAATTACCGATCGAACAGCCGATTATTCTGGAACGCCATCGGTTTTGGTCCCACGCCCTGGTCTGGACGATTGTGGGGGTAACAACTGCGGGGGTTCTCTGGGCGGCGTTTGCACCGATCGAGCAGGCGGTACCGGCAACGGGCCGCTTGGAACCCGATGGGGCTGTCCACTCGGTCGAGCCGCCCAGCCCAGGGGTGGTTACGGCGATTCATGTCAGGGACGGGGACCATGTTAAGAAGGGGGATCTGCTGTTATCTCTGGACCCCCGCACGACGGAAGCCGATGTCCAGTCCTATGCAGCTCTGCAAAAACAATTGGCAGCCGATGAAAAGCGTTTTGCCAGTCGACTTAACGGCGGCGTCCTAGACCCGAATAACCCCAATGTGGCCGATTTAGCTTCCCTGGTGAATTTGCGCAATACCTTGATTGTCGAAAACCAGTTTCTGGAAGCTCGCCTGACGGGTGGTTCCCCAGCGGGCGGTCCCAATCCCCAGATCAATGCGGTGCAGCAGGAACTGTTGCGTAGCAGTCGAGCGGAAATTGAGGCCCGGATTGCTGCTCAGGAACGGAACATCCAGGAGCAGAAAAAGCAATACGAACAGGTGAGTAACCAGTTGGTGACGGCGCAACAGGTCGTAGACCTGAACCAAAAGATTCTCAGCCAGATTGAACCCCTGGTGGCGGAAGGGGCACTCTCACAACTGCAATATAGCCGGCAAATGCAGGAGGTTCTTACCCGGCGCTCTGAAGTGGAGCGTCTGACGGGTGAAAAACAACGGCTAGAATTGGCGATCGCCCAGGCTGAGAAGGAACTGGCCACGACGATCGCTACCAACCAACGCACGATTCTTGATCGTATTGCTGAGAATCAACGTCGGATTGCGGATATCGATGTCCAGATTGGGCGCACTCGCCAGCAGGATTATCGATCGTTGGTGGACAATCAAAAGCGCCTTGTGGAGACGAATAGTCAACTCGCGAAGGCTCAGGTGGCCAATGCTTACCGAGAGTTACGGGCACCTGCTGATGGGACGGTCTTTGATTTGCAAGTCACGGCGGTGGGGCAGGTCGTTAGTCCCCTGAACCCCGGTGCCAAGCCAGTTCTGAAGATTGTGCCGGATGATAACTTGGTGGCAACCGTTTATCTGACCAACCGGGATATTGGCTTTGTTGAGCCAGGGATGCCCGTGGAGGTGCAGGTGGCCTCTTTCCCCTCGTCTGAGTTTGGGGTGCTACATGGAACCCTTGTTTCGATCGGATCCGATGCCCTACCGCCGACCCAGGAGCGGCCTTTCTATGCCTTCCCGGCCCGGATCGAACTGGATGAGCAGGAGTTCCGGCTGAAGAATGGCAACACCATTCGCCTGCAATCAGGGATGGAGGTGAATGCCCAAATCAAGGTGCGCAAGCGGACGGTGCTGAGTATCTTTACCGAGCGCTTTAATAATCGCATGGATAGTCTGAAGACCGTGCGTTAA